A genomic window from Cupriavidus basilensis includes:
- a CDS encoding YciI family protein, giving the protein MFIVLLHYVQPLSAIDPLMQQHRDFLDRNYRTGHFVVSGPQIPRIGGVILARNLDRPQLDAVLAEDPFYRERLARYEVIEFNPSKFADGAEHLFAPAN; this is encoded by the coding sequence ATGTTCATTGTACTTTTGCACTACGTTCAACCCCTGTCGGCAATCGACCCGCTCATGCAGCAACATCGCGACTTTCTCGACCGGAACTATCGCACCGGTCATTTTGTGGTGTCGGGCCCCCAGATACCGCGCATCGGAGGTGTTATTCTGGCGCGAAATCTGGATCGCCCGCAGCTGGACGCGGTGCTGGCAGAGGACCCTTTCTACCGCGAACGGCTGGCGCGATATGAAGTCATCGAGTTCAATCCCAGCAAATTTGCTGACGGTGCCGAGCACCTGTTCGCGCCGGCCAACTAA
- a CDS encoding LysR family transcriptional regulator: MGDVLDRKRALCLLQIIETGSVRGAADVLSVDPSMVSRAVAKLEQDTGLTLLERRGRGVVVTDAGHMLALFARRQQDLHDTFLAEVNSLKNAQRGHIELIFGEGFIDMVLEPVLRDFLIGHPDVTYNVRVAGTEETVRCIVEDMAHIGLVFQPPNDARLRSHYSRLSPIRVHVSKGHPLARHRSALTLAELAPHQGAALVESFGVRKHVQAAELDEHITLKPMLVTNSFKVLWEFAAMGLGYIMTPRSIPLKGAQFADLVSLPLANPILNNSRIHIVTRAGRPLSPVASSLLRHVVKAFPKL, encoded by the coding sequence ATGGGAGACGTGCTGGATCGGAAGCGGGCGCTTTGCCTGCTCCAGATCATCGAGACGGGGTCGGTGCGCGGCGCGGCGGATGTGCTCTCGGTGGACCCGTCGATGGTGAGCCGCGCCGTGGCCAAGCTGGAGCAGGACACGGGCCTGACGCTGCTGGAGCGGCGTGGGCGGGGCGTCGTCGTCACCGACGCCGGGCACATGCTCGCCCTGTTCGCCCGCCGCCAGCAGGACCTGCACGACACATTCCTCGCCGAGGTCAACAGCCTGAAGAACGCCCAGCGCGGGCACATCGAGCTGATCTTTGGCGAGGGCTTCATCGACATGGTGCTCGAGCCGGTGCTGCGCGACTTCCTGATCGGGCATCCCGACGTGACCTACAACGTCCGGGTGGCCGGGACCGAGGAAACGGTCCGCTGCATCGTGGAGGACATGGCACACATTGGCCTGGTGTTCCAGCCGCCCAACGACGCGCGCCTGCGCTCGCACTATTCGCGGCTGTCCCCGATCCGTGTTCACGTGAGCAAGGGCCACCCCCTGGCGCGCCACCGCAGCGCGCTGACCTTGGCGGAACTGGCGCCGCACCAGGGCGCGGCGCTGGTCGAGTCGTTCGGCGTGCGCAAGCACGTGCAGGCAGCGGAGCTGGACGAGCACATCACCCTGAAGCCGATGCTCGTCACCAACTCGTTCAAGGTGCTGTGGGAATTTGCGGCGATGGGGCTCGGCTACATCATGACGCCGCGCTCGATTCCGCTCAAGGGCGCACAGTTTGCCGATCTGGTATCGCTGCCGCTTGCCAATCCAATCCTGAACAACAGCCGGATCCACATCGTCACGCGAGCCGGACGGCCGCTCTCCCCGGTCGCCAGCAGTCTGTTGCGGCACGTGGTCAAGGCGTTTCCGAAGCTCTGA
- a CDS encoding M20 aminoacylase family protein produces the protein MTESAPAHLRRSIEAIEAIAPEFVAIRRQIHAHPELAFEERRTGDLVAELLTAWGYEVHRGLGTTGVVGRLRKGLGTRTLGIRADMDALPIQEKTGLDYASTLPGKMHACGHDGHTAILLCAARYLAESVDFNGTLNLIFQPAEENEGGALRMLEDGLFERFPCDEIYALHNAPGLPVGQIGLIAGPAMASFDRATVTLTGRSAHGAMPHHGIDVMQGAASMVLGLQSIVSREIDALKSAVITVGSIQAGATYNVVPESATIKIGVRALDPKVRTYIETRLRDFVAAQAQSFQLQAEVVYERKYPVLVNHDRQTERAREVAVRLLGEDNVVSRGPVMGSEDFACMLEHRPGAYIRLGNGLGQDGGCMVHNPLYDFNDRALPVGAAFWASLTQSYLA, from the coding sequence ATGACCGAATCCGCCCCCGCCCACTTGAGACGATCCATCGAGGCCATCGAGGCCATCGCGCCAGAGTTCGTCGCGATTCGCCGCCAGATCCACGCGCATCCCGAGCTGGCGTTCGAAGAGCGACGCACCGGCGACCTCGTCGCGGAACTGTTGACAGCCTGGGGCTACGAGGTCCATCGCGGCCTGGGTACGACCGGCGTGGTCGGCAGGCTAAGGAAGGGCCTGGGAACGCGGACGTTGGGCATCCGCGCCGATATGGATGCGCTGCCTATCCAGGAGAAGACGGGGCTGGACTACGCCAGCACCCTGCCCGGAAAAATGCACGCCTGCGGGCACGACGGCCACACGGCCATCCTCCTGTGCGCCGCGCGGTATCTGGCCGAGTCCGTCGACTTCAACGGGACGCTGAACCTGATCTTCCAGCCCGCCGAGGAAAACGAAGGCGGCGCGCTGCGCATGCTGGAGGACGGTCTGTTCGAGCGCTTCCCCTGCGATGAGATCTACGCCCTGCACAATGCCCCCGGCCTGCCGGTTGGCCAGATCGGCCTCATCGCCGGTCCGGCCATGGCCTCGTTCGACCGTGCCACGGTGACGCTGACCGGCCGCTCGGCCCATGGCGCCATGCCACACCATGGCATCGACGTGATGCAGGGCGCGGCCAGCATGGTGCTCGGACTGCAGTCCATCGTCAGCCGCGAGATCGACGCGCTGAAGTCGGCGGTGATCACCGTGGGCTCCATCCAGGCGGGCGCAACCTACAACGTGGTGCCTGAGAGCGCGACGATCAAGATCGGGGTAAGAGCGCTCGACCCCAAGGTGCGCACCTACATCGAAACGCGCCTGCGGGACTTCGTCGCGGCTCAGGCCCAGAGCTTCCAGCTTCAGGCCGAGGTCGTCTACGAGCGCAAGTATCCGGTGCTGGTCAATCACGACCGCCAGACGGAGCGCGCGCGGGAAGTGGCGGTCCGGCTGCTGGGTGAGGACAACGTCGTGTCCCGCGGACCCGTGATGGGCAGCGAGGACTTCGCCTGCATGCTGGAGCATCGCCCCGGCGCCTACATCCGGCTCGGCAACGGCCTCGGCCAGGATGGCGGCTGCATGGTCCACAACCCCTTGTACGACTTCAACGACAGGGCCCTGCCGGTGGGCGCAGCGTTCTGGGCCAGCCTGACGCAAAGCTACCTCGCCTGA
- a CDS encoding alcohol dehydrogenase catalytic domain-containing protein, producing the protein MKAVQIQKHGPAESLAIVDVDMPAPGPDDLIIRVHAVGVNRLDLLLREGSVFQVPLPRIPGTDFAGDIVDVGVNVDSSRIGERVFAAPILSCGQCGHCLRGEDNLCSRFGTVGSTIDGGYAQFVRVPARNAMALPEQIDYVRGASFALTYATAASMLRRGRLAPGEWVMILGANGGLGYAAVELASAMGARVIAIGRTADTDEALRRAGAAAVVLAGPNMAEQVRELTGDRGVDLVFEHVGAVTFEQSVASLAMDGRLVLGGVTTGTEAPMDLKALFTRRLEILGCRGSGRRDLEHVRDLLMRDLVRPQVQQVMPLEQAAQAHRHLESGVSLGKIILTV; encoded by the coding sequence ATGAAAGCGGTACAAATCCAGAAGCACGGCCCGGCAGAATCTCTTGCCATCGTCGATGTCGACATGCCGGCCCCGGGGCCAGACGACCTCATCATTCGGGTCCATGCGGTTGGCGTCAATCGCCTCGATCTTCTCCTGCGTGAAGGCAGCGTATTCCAGGTACCCTTGCCGCGCATTCCCGGCACGGACTTCGCCGGAGACATCGTGGACGTTGGCGTCAACGTCGATAGCAGCCGCATCGGCGAGCGCGTGTTCGCGGCCCCTATCCTGTCATGCGGCCAGTGCGGCCACTGTCTGCGTGGCGAAGACAACCTCTGCAGCAGGTTTGGTACGGTCGGCTCGACCATTGACGGCGGATACGCGCAGTTTGTCCGCGTCCCTGCCCGCAATGCCATGGCATTGCCTGAGCAGATCGACTACGTCCGCGGCGCGAGCTTTGCCCTCACCTACGCTACGGCCGCGTCAATGCTGCGTCGTGGCCGGCTGGCACCAGGCGAATGGGTGATGATCCTGGGCGCCAACGGTGGCCTTGGGTACGCCGCAGTAGAGCTGGCCAGTGCCATGGGCGCTCGGGTGATTGCGATCGGCCGCACAGCCGATACCGACGAGGCGTTGCGCCGCGCTGGTGCTGCCGCAGTGGTGCTGGCAGGACCGAACATGGCAGAGCAGGTGCGCGAGCTGACGGGCGACCGTGGCGTGGATCTCGTATTCGAGCACGTGGGTGCGGTCACTTTCGAGCAATCGGTAGCGTCACTTGCCATGGACGGTCGACTGGTACTCGGCGGAGTGACGACCGGCACAGAGGCGCCGATGGATCTGAAGGCACTGTTTACTCGCCGCCTGGAGATCCTGGGTTGCCGGGGCAGCGGTCGCAGGGACCTTGAGCATGTCCGAGATCTCCTGATGCGGGACCTTGTCAGACCCCAAGTCCAACAGGTGATGCCCCTCGAGCAGGCGGCACAGGCGCATCGGCATCTCGAATCCGGCGTGAGTCTCGGCAAGATCATCCTGACTGTTTGA
- a CDS encoding LysR family transcriptional regulator: MDMLAAMRIFQKVASTLSFTDASELLGIAASSVSRQVDALEAQLGVKLLTRTTRRLTLTEPGHTYKEQLDTLLAELDAVNESIASFADAPRGRLKVSSPRVFGKRLLTPLIPSFLEAFPKVTLELSLTDDYVDLVETDTDLAIRIGALGDSSLVSRPLGRYRRLLVCHPDFLRGRTAPQLPADLLNHNCLRYRRSGERVAWTFAKPDGEGCIEVAPQGDLVANDVEVLLESALAGLGIALLPYWLVRDALAAGRLVRLLPDFPSMSTLQDAGIHFVYAINRRQSRKVHAFIEYVMRHTATLLI; this comes from the coding sequence ATGGACATGCTGGCAGCGATGCGCATCTTCCAGAAGGTGGCCTCGACGCTGAGCTTCACCGACGCCAGCGAGCTCCTGGGCATCGCTGCTTCCAGCGTGTCCCGGCAGGTCGATGCGCTCGAGGCCCAACTGGGCGTCAAGCTCCTGACCCGCACGACCCGCCGGTTGACGTTGACGGAGCCCGGCCATACCTACAAGGAACAGTTGGACACCCTGCTGGCTGAACTGGATGCCGTCAACGAGAGCATTGCGTCGTTCGCCGATGCACCTCGCGGGCGGCTTAAGGTCAGTTCGCCCCGCGTCTTTGGCAAGCGCTTGCTGACGCCACTGATTCCGTCGTTTCTCGAGGCATTCCCAAAGGTCACGCTGGAGTTGTCGCTTACCGATGACTATGTCGACCTGGTCGAGACCGACACTGACCTGGCCATCAGAATAGGAGCGCTTGGCGACTCCAGTCTTGTCAGCAGACCGCTTGGGCGCTATCGGCGGCTGCTCGTGTGTCACCCTGACTTTCTGCGGGGGCGAACGGCACCGCAATTGCCTGCAGACCTGCTCAATCACAATTGCTTGCGCTACCGTCGCTCCGGAGAGCGGGTTGCCTGGACCTTTGCGAAGCCCGACGGCGAAGGATGTATCGAAGTGGCGCCACAAGGCGATCTGGTGGCCAACGACGTGGAGGTATTGCTGGAGAGCGCCCTGGCCGGATTGGGCATCGCTCTGCTGCCATACTGGCTGGTTCGCGACGCGCTGGCTGCCGGGCGGCTGGTTCGGTTGCTACCGGACTTCCCATCGATGAGCACATTGCAGGACGCCGGGATTCACTTCGTCTACGCAATCAATCGACGGCAGTCACGCAAGGTGCATGCTTTCATCGAATACGTGATGCGTCATACGGCGACATTGCTTATCTGA